From Ancylobacter pratisalsi, one genomic window encodes:
- a CDS encoding CaiB/BaiF CoA transferase family protein has product MSDVLDQAREKPEANPQRQAEAAPAQRPLPLAGVRVLDVSQVMAGPYSCMLLGDLGADVIKIEPPGTGDQTRGAMGFKMKGPDSMGFLNMNRNKRSVAINLKTDAGREVFYELVKSADILVENYRPGVMKKLKCDYETVAALNPRLVYASISGFGQTGPWAGRPGFDLMAQAMSGVMSVTGHPGGPPVKAGVPVADIGCGLFATYAALAAYIGAKNTGQGQYIDASLFEAALAFSVWDISEYWGRGTPPIPLGTANRMSAPYQAVRSQDGYFVMGATNQKLWLQLCETLGRPDLVEDPRFKTNPDRLAHREVLIEELEKTFVTRTSDDWVETLLGVGIPAGTMYTYPEAFESEHGRHRQMRMEIDHPNEGKVSNIGFAVKLTGTPQQVRLHPPLLGEHTSDVLREIGLDAAAVEGFTARGAFS; this is encoded by the coding sequence ATGAGCGATGTTCTGGATCAGGCTCGTGAAAAGCCGGAAGCCAACCCGCAGCGTCAGGCCGAGGCGGCGCCGGCGCAGCGCCCCCTGCCGCTGGCCGGGGTGCGCGTCCTCGACGTCAGCCAGGTGATGGCCGGGCCTTACAGCTGCATGCTGCTGGGCGATCTCGGCGCCGATGTCATCAAGATCGAGCCGCCGGGAACCGGCGACCAGACGCGCGGCGCCATGGGGTTCAAGATGAAGGGGCCCGACAGCATGGGCTTCCTCAACATGAACCGGAACAAGCGATCAGTTGCCATCAACCTCAAGACCGACGCCGGCCGCGAGGTGTTCTACGAACTGGTGAAGTCCGCCGATATCCTGGTCGAGAACTATCGTCCTGGCGTGATGAAGAAGCTGAAGTGCGACTATGAAACGGTCGCCGCGCTCAATCCCCGCCTCGTCTACGCCTCCATCTCCGGCTTTGGCCAGACCGGCCCCTGGGCGGGCCGCCCGGGCTTCGACCTGATGGCGCAGGCCATGTCCGGCGTCATGAGCGTCACCGGCCATCCCGGCGGCCCGCCGGTCAAGGCCGGCGTCCCCGTCGCGGATATCGGCTGCGGCCTGTTCGCCACCTATGCCGCCCTTGCGGCCTATATCGGCGCCAAGAACACCGGACAGGGCCAGTATATCGACGCCTCGCTGTTCGAGGCGGCGCTGGCCTTCTCGGTCTGGGACATCTCCGAATATTGGGGCCGCGGCACCCCCCCGATTCCGCTCGGCACGGCAAACCGCATGAGCGCGCCCTATCAGGCGGTCAGGTCGCAGGACGGCTATTTCGTCATGGGGGCCACCAACCAGAAGCTCTGGCTACAGCTCTGCGAGACGCTGGGGCGCCCCGATCTGGTGGAGGATCCCCGGTTCAAGACCAATCCCGACCGGCTCGCCCATCGCGAGGTGCTGATCGAGGAACTGGAGAAAACCTTCGTCACCCGCACCTCCGACGACTGGGTCGAGACGCTGCTCGGCGTCGGCATTCCCGCCGGCACCATGTACACCTACCCCGAAGCCTTCGAGAGCGAGCACGGTCGTCACCGGCAGATGCGCATGGAAATCGATCACCCCAATGAGGGCAAGGTGTCGAACATCGGCTTCGCCGTGAAGCTGACCGGCACCCCGCAGCAGGTGCGTCTGCACCCGCCGCTGCTCGGCGAGCACACCAGCGACGTGCTCCGGGAAATCGGCCTCGATGCCGCGGCCGTCGAGGGGTTCACCGCGCGCGGAGCCTTTTCCTGA
- a CDS encoding pyridoxal-phosphate-dependent aminotransferase family protein, translating to MSTNAARVAGRHFLQIPGPTPVPDRILRAMDMPTIDHRGPEFQKLGRRVLEGIKTIFKTDSPVIIYPASGTGAWEAALANVLSSGDKVLMFETGHFATLWKNMAIKLGLKPEFIASDWRIGADAAAIEAKLREDKNHEIKAVCVVHNETSTGCITRIPEVRKAIDAAGHPALLLVDTISSLASIDFRHDEWGVDVTVSGSQKGLMLPPGLSFNALSDKALAAAKGSTIPKLFWSWEEMLPHNEKGYFPYTPGTNLLYGLAEAIDMLHEEGLDNVFARHDRHAEATRRAVRAWGLEVLCREPKDYSSSLTAVLMPEGHDADAFREKTLAHFDMSLGTGLTKLSGRVFRIGHLGDTNDLTMLGALSGVEMGLSLAGVPHKKGGAQAAMDYLTECAARPMKAAA from the coding sequence ATGTCCACCAATGCCGCCCGGGTCGCCGGCCGCCATTTCCTGCAGATTCCCGGCCCCACCCCGGTGCCCGACCGTATCCTGCGGGCGATGGACATGCCGACCATCGACCACCGGGGCCCCGAGTTCCAGAAGCTCGGTCGCCGCGTGCTCGAAGGCATCAAGACCATCTTCAAGACCGACAGCCCGGTGATCATCTACCCGGCCTCGGGCACCGGCGCGTGGGAAGCCGCGCTCGCCAATGTGCTGTCGTCCGGCGACAAGGTGCTGATGTTCGAAACCGGACACTTCGCCACGCTGTGGAAGAACATGGCGATCAAGCTCGGCCTCAAGCCCGAGTTCATCGCCTCCGACTGGCGCATCGGTGCTGATGCAGCCGCCATCGAGGCGAAGCTGCGCGAGGACAAGAACCACGAGATCAAGGCGGTCTGCGTGGTCCATAATGAGACCTCGACCGGCTGCATCACGCGCATTCCCGAAGTGCGCAAGGCGATCGACGCAGCCGGCCATCCCGCCCTGCTGCTGGTCGACACCATCTCCTCGCTGGCTTCGATCGACTTCCGCCACGATGAATGGGGCGTGGATGTCACCGTCTCCGGCTCGCAGAAGGGCCTGATGCTGCCGCCCGGCCTCTCCTTCAACGCCCTGTCCGACAAGGCGCTGGCGGCGGCCAAGGGGTCGACCATCCCCAAGCTGTTCTGGTCGTGGGAAGAGATGCTCCCTCACAACGAGAAGGGCTATTTCCCCTACACGCCGGGCACCAACCTGCTCTACGGCCTGGCCGAGGCGATCGACATGCTGCACGAGGAAGGTCTCGACAACGTGTTCGCCCGCCACGACCGTCACGCGGAAGCCACCCGCCGCGCCGTGCGCGCCTGGGGGCTTGAAGTGCTGTGCCGCGAGCCGAAGGACTACTCGTCCTCGCTCACCGCCGTGCTGATGCCCGAGGGCCACGACGCCGACGCCTTCCGCGAGAAGACGCTGGCGCATTTCGACATGTCGCTCGGCACCGGCCTGACCAAGCTCTCCGGCCGCGTGTTCCGCATCGGCCATCTGGGCGACACCAATGACCTCACCATGCTCGGCGCCCTGTCGGGCGTGGAGATGGGTCTGTCGCTCGCGGGCGTTCCCCACAAGAAGGGTGGCGCGCAGGCGGCGATGGACTACCTGACCGAATGCGCCGCCCGGCCGATGAAGGCCGCCGCCTGA
- a CDS encoding LacI family DNA-binding transcriptional regulator — MSRTVSRITLQDVAREAGVSLATADRVLNGRSGVRGVTAERVKDAVARLGYRPNLAAARLARGETYRFCFVLPAGSNVFMRMLGEQVTNTARWLAVNNGYIDTLRVDVFAPETLASALEGLIGHYDGVAVVALDHPRVRAAIDDLIAAGVAVVTLVSDVPSSQRLHYVGIDNIAAGRTAGTLLGRFAAGRSGSVGLIVGTPALRDHAERQFGFTQVMAGEYPALRVLPAHESFDEEERTQLIATEMLRDVPDLVGIYNVGAGNRGIAAAISAANRASDLVFIGHDLTDDTRRFLLRGVMDAVINQDPGHQSRSAARVLLSHCAGEPLLNEQERIRIDIFVRDNLP, encoded by the coding sequence ATGTCTAGAACTGTTTCTCGCATCACCCTCCAGGACGTCGCCCGGGAGGCCGGCGTCTCGCTGGCAACGGCCGACCGCGTGCTCAATGGGCGCTCGGGCGTGCGCGGTGTCACGGCGGAACGGGTGAAGGACGCGGTGGCACGCCTCGGCTACCGCCCCAACCTTGCCGCCGCCCGTCTGGCGCGAGGGGAAACCTACCGCTTCTGCTTCGTTTTGCCAGCCGGTTCGAACGTGTTCATGCGCATGCTCGGCGAGCAGGTGACGAACACGGCGCGCTGGCTCGCGGTGAACAATGGCTACATCGACACGCTGCGTGTCGACGTGTTCGCACCGGAGACGCTGGCCTCGGCGCTTGAGGGGTTGATCGGCCATTATGACGGGGTCGCGGTGGTGGCGCTCGACCATCCGCGCGTGCGTGCCGCCATCGACGATCTCATCGCCGCGGGCGTGGCCGTGGTGACGCTGGTCTCCGACGTGCCGTCCTCGCAGCGGCTGCACTATGTCGGCATCGACAACATCGCCGCCGGACGCACCGCCGGCACCCTGCTCGGGCGCTTTGCCGCCGGCCGCAGCGGGTCGGTCGGCCTGATCGTCGGCACGCCCGCGCTGCGCGACCATGCCGAGCGGCAGTTCGGCTTCACTCAGGTGATGGCGGGCGAATACCCGGCGCTGCGGGTGCTGCCGGCGCATGAGAGCTTCGACGAGGAAGAGCGCACCCAGCTCATCGCCACCGAGATGCTGCGCGACGTGCCCGACCTCGTGGGAATCTACAATGTGGGCGCCGGAAATCGCGGCATCGCCGCCGCCATTTCCGCCGCAAACCGCGCCTCGGATCTGGTCTTCATCGGTCATGATCTGACCGACGATACCCGCCGCTTCCTGCTGCGCGGGGTGATGGACGCGGTGATCAATCAGGACCCAGGCCACCAGTCGCGCTCGGCGGCCCGTGTGCTGCTGTCGCATTGCGCCGGCGAACCCCTGCTTAACGAGCAGGAGCGTATTCGCATCGACATCTTCGTGCGGGACAACCTCCCGTGA
- a CDS encoding GntR family transcriptional regulator, producing MAMSDTAIIRRRSLHDELAAQLRDMLVNGELKAGDKISEQGLCTRFGVSRTPLREALKVLANEGLLILSPNRGASVARVSPEEVDELFPIMGAMEALAGEAACANASDADIAEMQVMHDEMLAAYRASDAATYLRLNRQIHEAFFDLAGNHALTQFYQTLMVRIHAVRFFAQKSSARWREAVEDHEAMMAALKARDGVRLGTILKEHLRHKAAMVHESLGPLGNEAAE from the coding sequence ATGGCGATGTCGGATACGGCCATTATTCGTCGGCGCAGCCTGCATGATGAGCTTGCCGCTCAGCTTCGTGACATGCTGGTCAATGGCGAACTGAAAGCCGGCGACAAGATTTCGGAGCAGGGCCTGTGCACCCGCTTCGGGGTGTCGCGCACGCCGCTGCGCGAAGCGCTCAAGGTGCTCGCCAATGAGGGGCTGCTGATTCTCTCGCCCAATCGCGGCGCCAGCGTCGCCCGGGTCAGCCCGGAAGAAGTGGACGAGCTTTTCCCCATCATGGGTGCGATGGAAGCGCTGGCCGGCGAAGCCGCCTGCGCCAACGCCAGCGATGCCGACATCGCCGAGATGCAGGTCATGCACGACGAGATGCTGGCAGCCTATCGCGCCAGTGATGCCGCAACCTATCTGCGCCTCAACCGCCAGATCCACGAGGCGTTCTTCGACCTTGCCGGCAACCATGCGCTGACGCAGTTTTACCAGACCCTGATGGTGCGCATTCACGCCGTGCGGTTCTTCGCCCAGAAGTCCAGCGCGCGCTGGCGCGAGGCGGTCGAGGACCATGAGGCGATGATGGCGGCGCTGAAGGCGCGCGATGGCGTCCGGCTCGGCACCATCCTCAAGGAACATCTGCGCCACAAGGCGGCGATGGTGCACGAATCGCTTGGCCCGCTTGGCAATGAGGCCGCCGAATAA
- a CDS encoding amino acid ABC transporter substrate-binding protein, giving the protein MKKFALTLAAAGTFLAAGLAHADTLSDVKARGVLKCGVNQGLDGFASKDDKGQWTGFDVDMCKAVAAAIFDDASKVEYVPLSADARFPALQKGDIDLLSRNSTWTLGREAGLGLIFPAVSYYDGQGFMVPVSKNVLGSLELDGSKVCTQSGTTSALNAQDYFKTNNMAMELIQLPGVSELVAAFNTGKCDVLTTDVSQLYALRLQLDKPADYIVLPDVISKEPLGPVVRQGDDKWQNVVKWSLFTLLNAEELGISQGTLDAALASQKPDVKRFVGTDGSYGEDLGLTKDWAVRIVKNVGNYGEVFERNIGANSKLGIPRGINQLWSAGGIQYAPPIR; this is encoded by the coding sequence ATGAAGAAGTTCGCACTCACGCTGGCCGCCGCCGGCACATTTCTGGCCGCCGGGTTGGCCCACGCCGATACGCTGAGCGATGTGAAGGCGCGCGGTGTGCTCAAATGCGGCGTCAACCAGGGTCTCGACGGCTTCGCGTCCAAGGACGACAAGGGGCAGTGGACCGGCTTCGATGTCGATATGTGCAAGGCGGTGGCTGCCGCCATCTTCGACGATGCCTCGAAGGTCGAGTATGTGCCGCTGTCCGCGGACGCACGCTTCCCCGCCCTGCAGAAGGGCGACATCGACCTGCTCTCGCGCAATTCGACCTGGACGCTCGGCCGCGAGGCGGGCCTCGGCCTGATTTTCCCGGCGGTCTCCTATTATGACGGCCAGGGCTTCATGGTGCCGGTGTCGAAGAACGTTCTCGGCTCGCTGGAACTCGACGGTTCCAAGGTGTGCACCCAGAGCGGCACCACCAGCGCGTTGAACGCGCAGGACTATTTCAAGACCAACAACATGGCGATGGAGCTGATCCAGCTTCCGGGCGTCAGCGAGCTTGTCGCGGCCTTCAACACCGGCAAATGCGACGTGCTGACCACTGACGTCTCTCAGCTCTATGCACTGAGGCTTCAGCTCGACAAGCCGGCGGACTACATCGTGCTGCCCGACGTGATCTCCAAGGAGCCCCTCGGACCGGTGGTGCGCCAGGGCGACGACAAGTGGCAGAACGTCGTGAAGTGGAGCCTCTTCACGCTGCTGAACGCCGAGGAACTCGGCATCAGCCAGGGCACGCTCGATGCGGCGCTGGCCTCGCAGAAGCCGGACGTGAAGCGCTTTGTCGGCACCGATGGCAGCTATGGCGAGGACCTCGGCCTCACCAAGGACTGGGCGGTGCGGATCGTGAAGAATGTCGGCAATTACGGCGAGGTGTTCGAGCGCAATATCGGCGCGAACTCCAAGCTCGGCATTCCGCGCGGCATCAACCAGCTGTGGAGCGCCGGCGGTATCCAGTACGCGCCGCCGATCCGCTGA
- a CDS encoding L,D-transpeptidase, whose product MRRSAVWAVCAAIAALSATAAEAQMRPSASIGNQIVDVPEKPGYVPSPAEESLDPAYRRQPVYFRTNEPPGTIIVHTSERFLYLVLGDNRAIRYGIGVGRDGFQWSGLQKVSRKAEWPDWTPPPEMIQRQPYLPRFMAGGPGNPMGAAALYLGSTVYRIHGTNMPNTIGMAISSGCFRLVNSDVQDLYNRVPVGTKVIIRQAPEL is encoded by the coding sequence ATGCGTAGGAGTGCCGTCTGGGCAGTATGTGCGGCCATTGCCGCCTTGTCCGCCACCGCCGCCGAGGCGCAGATGCGCCCGTCCGCGTCCATAGGAAACCAGATCGTCGACGTGCCGGAAAAGCCCGGCTATGTGCCCTCGCCGGCGGAAGAGAGCCTGGACCCGGCCTATCGCCGCCAGCCGGTCTATTTCCGCACCAACGAACCGCCGGGCACCATCATCGTTCATACCAGTGAGCGGTTCCTCTACCTCGTGCTGGGCGACAACCGGGCCATCCGCTACGGCATCGGCGTCGGGCGCGACGGGTTCCAGTGGTCCGGCCTGCAGAAGGTGAGCCGCAAGGCGGAGTGGCCGGACTGGACGCCGCCGCCGGAGATGATCCAGCGCCAGCCCTACCTGCCGCGCTTCATGGCCGGCGGCCCCGGCAACCCCATGGGCGCCGCGGCTCTCTATCTGGGCAGCACGGTCTACCGCATCCACGGCACCAATATGCCGAACACGATCGGCATGGCGATCTCGTCGGGCTGCTTCCGTCTGGTGAATTCCGACGTGCAGGACCTCTATAACCGCGTTCCGGTGGGGACGAAGGTCATCATCCGTCAGGCGCCTGAGCTCTGA
- the xylA gene encoding xylose isomerase gives MNAPARFFSTLEPLRYVGRDSRDPFGFRWYDRDQIVLGKRMEDHLRFAVAYWHSFTWPGGDPFGGETFLRPWMHGSDEMDLARAKADVAFDMFRILDVPYFCFHDRDIAPEGKTLKESNANVRAIADIFAKKMESSKVKLLWGTANLFSHRRFMSGASTNPDPDVFAYSASQVKNVMEITHELGGENYVLWGGREGYETLLNTDLKRELDQMGRFLNLVVEHKYKIGFKGTILIEPKPQEPTKHQYDFDVSTVYGLLCRAGLEKEVKVNVEANHATLAGHSFEHEIAMAAALGIFGSIDMNKGDAQSGWDTDQFPTNVEDTALAMYEILRAGGYTTGGTNFDAKIRRQSIDPEDLILAHVAAMDVCAHALLVAADMLKDGALQQAVDDRYAGWNEPQNKAMLQPGTTLASIAARAEAENLDPQPRSGRQERLEALVGSYFR, from the coding sequence ATGAATGCCCCCGCCCGCTTCTTCTCCACGCTGGAACCGCTGCGCTATGTCGGGCGGGACAGCCGCGACCCGTTCGGCTTCCGCTGGTACGACCGCGACCAGATCGTGCTCGGCAAGCGCATGGAAGACCATCTGCGCTTCGCCGTCGCCTACTGGCACAGCTTCACCTGGCCGGGCGGGGACCCGTTTGGCGGTGAGACGTTCCTGCGTCCGTGGATGCACGGCAGCGACGAGATGGATCTCGCCCGCGCCAAGGCCGACGTCGCCTTCGACATGTTCCGCATTCTCGACGTGCCCTATTTCTGCTTCCACGACCGCGACATCGCTCCCGAAGGCAAGACCCTGAAAGAGTCGAACGCCAATGTGCGGGCCATCGCCGACATCTTCGCGAAGAAGATGGAGAGCTCGAAGGTCAAGTTGCTGTGGGGCACGGCGAACCTGTTCTCCCACCGCCGCTTCATGTCGGGCGCCTCGACCAATCCCGATCCGGACGTGTTCGCCTACTCGGCCTCGCAGGTGAAGAACGTGATGGAGATCACGCACGAACTGGGCGGCGAGAACTATGTGCTCTGGGGCGGTCGCGAGGGCTACGAGACCCTGCTCAACACCGACCTGAAACGCGAACTCGACCAGATGGGCCGCTTCCTCAACCTCGTCGTCGAGCACAAGTACAAGATCGGCTTCAAGGGCACGATCCTGATCGAGCCCAAGCCGCAGGAGCCGACCAAGCACCAGTACGACTTCGATGTCAGCACGGTGTACGGCCTGCTGTGCCGCGCCGGGCTGGAGAAGGAAGTGAAGGTCAATGTCGAGGCCAACCACGCCACGCTCGCGGGCCACAGCTTCGAGCACGAGATCGCCATGGCGGCGGCGCTCGGCATCTTCGGTTCGATCGACATGAACAAGGGCGACGCGCAGTCCGGCTGGGACACCGACCAGTTCCCGACCAATGTCGAGGACACGGCGCTGGCCATGTACGAAATTCTGCGGGCCGGCGGTTACACCACCGGCGGCACGAACTTCGACGCCAAGATCCGTCGTCAGTCGATCGACCCGGAGGATCTCATCCTCGCCCATGTCGCGGCGATGGATGTGTGTGCCCACGCGCTGCTCGTCGCGGCCGACATGCTGAAGGATGGCGCGTTGCAGCAGGCGGTCGATGATCGCTATGCCGGCTGGAACGAGCCGCAGAACAAGGCGATGCTCCAGCCGGGCACCACGCTCGCCTCGATCGCCGCCCGCGCCGAAGCCGAGAACCTCGATCCGCAGCCGCGCTCAGGCCGCCAGGAGCGGCTGGAAGCGCTGGTCGGCAGCTATTTCCGCTGA
- the xylB gene encoding xylulokinase: MYLGLDIGTSAVKAVLVDDTQSVIATSETTLAISRPQPGFSEQNPADWWQATLASIDALKAQNPTALAAVRGIGLSGQMHGAVLLDAAGTVLRPAILWNDGRSFAECRELEERFPALHQVAGNLAFPGFTAPKLLWVRKHEPDIFARTAKVLLPKAYVGYCLTGEMVDEMSDASGTLWLDVGARDWSDEALAATYLTREHMPRLVEGSAAAGRIKPELAARWGMTTPPVLAGGAGDNAAGAIGLGAIRAGDAFVSLGTSGVLWATTDRYAPNPESSVHAFCHAIPATWHQMGVILSAASALGWWSQTANVAPGDLLAPLGDAPSKPSRATFLPYLSGERTPHNDTAIRASFIGLDHDTTREDLTQAVLEGVAFAFRDCLDALGAAGTSLTQADVIGGGSRSRFWTAVLASVLGIPINRIEDGERGGAFGAARLARMAATGEAPADICLPPRRIETIEPVPALQQAYADRHGLYRALYPALKGVTS, translated from the coding sequence ATGTATCTCGGCCTCGATATCGGCACCTCTGCGGTCAAGGCGGTGCTGGTCGATGACACCCAGTCGGTGATCGCGACGAGTGAAACGACGCTGGCCATCTCCCGGCCGCAGCCTGGTTTCAGCGAGCAGAACCCCGCCGACTGGTGGCAGGCGACGCTTGCCAGCATCGATGCCCTCAAGGCGCAGAACCCGACCGCCCTGGCCGCGGTGCGCGGCATCGGCCTTTCCGGCCAGATGCATGGCGCGGTGCTGCTCGACGCCGCCGGCACGGTGCTGCGTCCGGCCATTTTGTGGAATGATGGCCGCTCCTTCGCCGAGTGCCGGGAGCTGGAGGAGCGCTTTCCCGCGCTGCATCAGGTCGCCGGCAATCTGGCATTTCCCGGCTTCACCGCGCCGAAGCTGCTGTGGGTGAGAAAGCACGAGCCGGACATTTTCGCCCGCACCGCCAAGGTGCTGCTGCCCAAGGCCTATGTTGGCTATTGCCTGACTGGCGAGATGGTCGACGAGATGTCCGACGCATCGGGCACGCTGTGGCTCGATGTCGGCGCCCGCGACTGGTCGGACGAGGCGCTGGCCGCGACCTACCTTACGCGCGAGCACATGCCGCGCCTGGTGGAAGGCAGCGCCGCCGCCGGGCGTATCAAGCCGGAACTTGCCGCGCGCTGGGGCATGACCACTCCGCCGGTGCTGGCGGGCGGCGCCGGGGACAACGCGGCCGGCGCGATCGGGCTTGGCGCCATTCGCGCGGGCGATGCGTTCGTCTCGCTCGGCACGTCGGGCGTGCTCTGGGCGACGACGGACCGCTACGCGCCGAACCCGGAATCCAGCGTTCATGCCTTCTGCCATGCCATTCCCGCGACATGGCACCAGATGGGCGTGATCCTTTCCGCGGCCTCCGCGCTGGGCTGGTGGTCGCAGACCGCGAATGTGGCGCCGGGCGACCTGCTGGCCCCACTCGGGGATGCGCCGTCCAAGCCCTCGCGGGCGACGTTCCTGCCCTACCTGTCCGGGGAGCGCACGCCGCACAACGACACGGCGATCCGTGCTTCCTTCATCGGCCTCGACCACGACACCACGCGCGAGGACCTGACCCAGGCCGTGCTCGAAGGCGTCGCCTTCGCGTTCCGCGATTGCCTCGACGCGCTCGGCGCCGCCGGGACCTCGCTGACGCAGGCGGATGTGATCGGTGGCGGCTCGCGCTCGCGGTTCTGGACCGCCGTGCTGGCGAGCGTGCTCGGCATCCCGATCAATCGCATCGAGGATGGCGAGCGGGGAGGGGCCTTTGGCGCGGCGCGGCTGGCCCGCATGGCGGCGACCGGCGAGGCCCCGGCCGACATCTGCCTGCCGCCCCGACGGATCGAGACCATCGAGCCGGTTCCCGCCCTTCAACAAGCCTATGCGGATCGCCACGGGCTCTACCGCGCGCTGTATCCCGCACTTAAGGGAGTGACGTCATGA
- a CDS encoding GntR family transcriptional regulator, with product MPSSPLVRHSLHESLVAPLREMILKGELRAGEKVPEEQLCERFGVSRTPIREALKVLAAEGVLQILPHRGAIVARITEEQIEELFPIMASLERLAGLLACERATDADIARVRALHERMMEHFEKGEEVEYLRHNRLIHEAHFEIAGNVTLSAFYQQTLTRIHACRFVVRKSREHWAAAVAEHQQMVEALEARDGPRLAALLEAHVTGTTAGIARAFIHRLAEQPVPAAPDARTSVRGRKTPSSLNV from the coding sequence ATGCCGTCCAGCCCGCTTGTCCGCCATTCGCTCCACGAATCACTTGTGGCTCCCCTTCGGGAGATGATCCTCAAGGGTGAACTGCGTGCGGGTGAGAAAGTGCCCGAGGAACAGCTGTGCGAACGCTTTGGCGTTTCGCGTACGCCGATCCGCGAAGCCTTGAAGGTGCTGGCCGCCGAAGGTGTGCTGCAGATCCTGCCGCATCGCGGTGCCATCGTCGCCCGAATCACCGAAGAGCAGATCGAAGAGCTCTTCCCCATCATGGCCTCGCTCGAACGCCTCGCCGGCCTGCTCGCCTGCGAGCGCGCCACCGATGCCGACATCGCCCGTGTGCGCGCGCTGCACGAACGGATGATGGAGCATTTCGAGAAGGGCGAGGAAGTCGAGTATCTGCGCCATAACCGGCTGATCCACGAAGCGCATTTCGAGATCGCCGGCAATGTGACGCTCTCGGCCTTCTACCAGCAGACCCTCACCCGAATCCATGCCTGCCGCTTCGTCGTGCGCAAGAGCCGGGAGCACTGGGCAGCGGCCGTCGCCGAGCACCAGCAGATGGTCGAGGCGCTGGAAGCGCGCGACGGACCACGCCTCGCCGCGCTGCTTGAGGCGCACGTCACCGGCACCACCGCCGGCATTGCGCGCGCCTTTATCCACCGCCTTGCCGAACAGCCTGTCCCCGCCGCGCCGGACGCGCGGACGAGTGTCCGGGGACGCAAGACGCCAAGTTCGCTCAACGTCTGA
- a CDS encoding enoyl-CoA hydratase/isomerase family protein, whose protein sequence is MNLATKPEAAPSENASSAASEGRVRLSIEGAIARITFDRPAARNAMTWRMYEELAQACRSIAASPAIRVAVLRGAGGKAFVAGTDIDQFRAFSSGNDGIAYEEKVEEFVGTLEALSIPTIAVVEGWAVGGGMALANACDFRLATPGARFGVPIARTLGNCLSASNVQRLIATLGLDLVRRMLLLAEMPKAEEMPAGYVSVVPPEDIDTRLDELCTRIIGNAPITLRVTKEIIRRLAHNPNAPDADLVRETYGSADFREGVDAFLAKRPPEWRGE, encoded by the coding sequence ATGAACCTCGCCACCAAACCCGAAGCCGCCCCATCGGAGAACGCCTCTTCCGCCGCCAGCGAGGGCCGCGTGCGTCTCTCCATCGAGGGCGCCATTGCCCGCATCACCTTCGACCGTCCGGCCGCCCGCAACGCCATGACCTGGCGGATGTACGAGGAACTGGCGCAGGCCTGCCGCAGCATCGCGGCCTCCCCCGCGATCCGCGTGGCGGTGCTGCGCGGCGCCGGTGGCAAGGCGTTCGTGGCCGGCACCGACATCGACCAGTTCCGCGCCTTCTCATCCGGCAATGACGGCATCGCCTATGAAGAAAAGGTGGAGGAGTTCGTCGGCACGCTGGAGGCGCTCTCCATACCCACCATCGCCGTGGTGGAAGGCTGGGCGGTAGGCGGGGGCATGGCGCTCGCGAATGCCTGCGACTTCCGCCTCGCGACACCCGGCGCGCGCTTCGGCGTGCCGATCGCGCGCACGCTCGGCAATTGCCTGTCGGCGTCCAACGTGCAGCGGCTGATCGCCACGCTGGGCCTTGATCTCGTGCGTCGGATGCTGCTGCTCGCCGAGATGCCGAAGGCCGAGGAGATGCCGGCGGGCTATGTGAGCGTCGTGCCGCCCGAGGACATCGATACCCGCCTTGACGAGCTGTGCACCCGGATCATCGGCAACGCCCCGATCACGCTGCGCGTGACCAAGGAGATCATCCGCCGGCTCGCCCACAATCCCAATGCTCCCGATGCGGATCTGGTGCGCGAGACCTATGGCAGCGCGGACTTCCGCGAGGGCGTCGACGCCTTTCTCGCCAAGCGGCCGCCGGAATGGCGCGGCGAGTAG